Proteins encoded together in one Bombus affinis isolate iyBomAffi1 chromosome 2, iyBomAffi1.2, whole genome shotgun sequence window:
- the LOC126927082 gene encoding histone acetyltransferase Tip60: MIEEHDERETICDSVNSLVEGCRLPVRMHGTDDWPLAEIISVKDVHGVKCYYVHYVDFNKRLDEWVTEDCLDTRKVQYPRRDGTTPGTGAATPKKQAPSRPPSPSSLSNEPVNGSAVLQAALQKKMSRKRKATFIENEDSQDGPPQTPGPRPTGSLVAHHHDDIVTRMKNVELIELGRHRIRPWYFSPYPQEMVNLPCIYICEFCLKYRKSRKCLERHLAKCNLRHPPGNEIYRKGSISFFEIDGRKNKNYAQNLCLLAKLFLDHKTLYYDTDPFLFYVMTDFDSRGFHIVGYFSKEKESTEDHNVACILTLPPYQRRGYGKLLIEFSYELSKFEGKTGSPEKPLSDLGLLSYRSYWAHTILDILLNIKPLVENEKPQITISEICELTSIKKEDVISTLQNLNLINYYKGQYIVTLNREIIEQHAAAMEKRQIRIDPKCLHWTPKDWSVRAKW; this comes from the exons ATGATTGAGGAACACGACGAACGCGAAACAATATGCGACTCAGTG AATTCATTGGTGGAAGGCTGTCGTTTACCAGTCAGAATGCACGGGACGGACGATTGGC CTCTTGCTGAAATCATCAGTGTTAAAGACGTACATGGTGTCAAGTGTTATTATGTTCACTATGTAGATT TCAATAAACGATTAGATGAATGGGTTACTGAAGATTGTTTGGACACTCGGAAAGTCCAATATCCTCGTCGAGATGGAACCACACCAGGAACTGGTGCAGCAACCCCCAAAAAACAAGCACCCAGTAGACCTCCTAGTCCTAGCAGCCTTAGTAACGAACCAGTCAATGGTTCTGCAGTTTTACAAGCtgcattacaaaaaaaaatgtCTAGAAAGAGAAAGGCAACATTTATAGAAAATGAGGATTCTCAGGATGGCCCTCCACAGACACCTGGTCCAAGGCCAACTGGTTCATTGGTTGCACATCACCATGATGATATAGTTACTAGAATGAAAAATGTAGAACTAATAGAATTAGGTCGTCATAGAATAAGACCCTGGTATTTTAGCCCTTATCCACAAGAAATGGTAAACCTACCATGTATATATATCTGTGAATTCTGCCTGAAGTATAGAAAAAGTCGGAAATGCCTGGAGCGACATTTAGCAAAGTGTAATTTAAGACATCCACCTGGCAATGAGATATATAGAAAAGGTTCAATATCATTTTTCGAGATTGACGgccgaaaaaataaaaattatgcaCAAAATCTTTGTCTACTAGCAAAATTATTTTTGGATCATAAAACGCTTTACTATGATACGGACCCTTTCTTGTTTTATGTAATGACAGATTTTGACAGTAGAGGATTCCATATAGTTGGTTATTTCTCAAAAGAGAAAGAATCGACTGAGGATCATAACGTAGCTTGTATTCTTACACTACCACCCTATCAAAGAAGGGGCTATGGAAAATTACTGATAGAATTCTCATACGAGCTATCCAAATTCGAAGGTAAAACAGGTTCACCTGAAAAACCTTTGTCAGATTTGGGATTGTTGTCTTATAGAAGTTACTGGGCACACACCATATTGGACATTCTGTTGAATATAAAGCCATTAGTAGAAAATGAGAAGCCTCAGATTACAATAAGTGAAATATGTGAGCTGACCTCGATTAAGAAAGAAGACGTGATATCGACACTTCAGAACTTGAATCTCATTAATTACTACAAAGGacaatatattgttacattGAATAG GGAGATTATCGAGCAACACGCAGCTGCAATGGAAAAGAGGCAAATCAGGATAGATCCTAAGTGTCTTCATTGGACACCAAAAGACTGGAGTGTTAGGGCAAAATGGTGA